The genomic stretch ATTTCAATGAATTCAATGATTTCTATATGCAAAACTACAGAAAGAAGAGAGCCAAAATACCTGTTGAGTATATCAAAAGACATATAGACAAGGCAACTGACGACAGGGACCATGAAAGATTCATATCCAACACCCAGATAATGGCTGACCATTTCCTCATTAGGGATAACTATAAGGAAATGCTGGAGCATGTACTGAAGATTTTCTGCATGAACCTAAATCCGGTATGGAAAATTGACGACTTGAAAAACCATGTTGCCATAAGCCGCAACACCCATGACAATCTTAATTTGCTTGAAGAAAAAATCGGTAAAAACAGGATCATTTCAGCCTACTATGTTATTTGGGATTCATTCAACTTTGAAAAGATAATCGTGCCGAAATATGAAGGCTACAGATGTCTCAAGGACATGCTGAATCAGAAGGATTATCTGAGGATTAACCAGAAACTGGATGAGAAGTTCTACGGAAATCAGGATTTGAAGATTAAAAAGATTACGCAAAAGACACTGTTCGATTTTTAAAAAGTGAGGAAGGTTTATGAAATCAGTTGTTAATGAGGATATATGTGTTTCTTGCGGATGCTGCATTAAAGTTTGTCCGAAGGATGCAATCGATATAAAAAAGGGGATGTATGCACATGTAAATCCCGATTTATGTATAGAATGCGGAAAATGTGTTCGTGAATGTCCCGCATCAATCATTGAAGGGGAATTTTCAAGAAGGGACAATAAGGTTCGCTTTAAAAACTGGTATGACTACCTGTGGATTTTTACAATCGTTTATTTCAGCCTCGGATTTTTCAACATAATATTTGCATGGCTGGGCATGATCTGTTTTATAGTTCCGTTGTTGTTTGCAGTATTCAAGACAGACAAGGGATTCTGCAACCGCTACTGTGACAGGGGTCAGCTTTTGGGATTGCTCGGAGGACGCTTAGGTCTTTCCAGAAAAAGGGACGCTCCAAAATGGATGTATTCAAAGGCATTCCGTTATGGATTTCTGATATTCTTCTTTGCAATGTTTTTTGTGATGCTGTGGAATACATATCTCGTATTTGCAGGAACAAAAGGTCTTTCACAGGCAGTGACACTATTGTGGACTTTCAATGTTCCATGGAACTGGGCATATCACGGAAATGTTATTGCCCCATGGGTTTCACAGTATGCATTCGGTTTCTACAGCGTGATGCTTACATCAACAATACTGGGACTTTTGACCATGGTCCTCTTCAAGCCTAGGTCATGGTGTGTGTACTGTCCTATGGGAACAATGACCCAGGCAATCTGTAAGGTTAAAACAAGATTTCAGAGATAAGATTTAAAGGTTTTGATAATATGAACATTTTGATATCAAATGATGACGGTGTTTTTGCACCTGGAATACTTGCGGCAAAACAGGCCGTTGAGGATATAGCAAACGTCACCGTTGTGGCACCAAACGAAAACAACAGCAGTGTAGGTCGCCGCCTTACTCTCTTCAAGCACCTGAAGCTTGAGGAATGTGAGCTTGAGGATGGAAGTCCTGCATATTCACTTGCCGGAAGTCCTGCCGACAGCGTTGTTGTCGGTGCAAATTACGTGATGGACGCCAAGCCCGATTTGGTGATAAGCGGAATAAATCAGGGAGTAAACATCAGCAGCGACATCACATCATCAGGTACGGTTTGTGCCGCACTTGAAGCCGTCAGCATTGGCATTCCGGCAATTGCAGTTTCACTGTTTATGGATCCTGAAACATCATACAAACAGGATGAGAACGGTGAATGGTATGTCGATTATGACTTTGAGCTTACAAAAAAGGTTTTGCATGACCTTGTATCCAAGATAATTGAAAAGGGATTTCCCGAAGGGGTCGATTTATTCAATCTTAATGTTCCGTCAAACTATGAATCAGAAGAGGTGATGGTCACCCATCTTTCTCACAAGATGCTTGACAAGAAAGTCATTGATGAAACCGATAAGGAAAAAGAAAAGATTTTCAACTATCCCCTGGAGGACGGTCAGGACAGTGACGGCCTTATTATGATTACACCTGATTTGGTGAAGGATTATGATGACGGAAGTGACGGTTATGCGCTTCTTGTTGAAAAAAGACCAAGCCTCACCCCGCTCAATGTCGACATGACATCTCACGGACTCGACAACTGGTAGCTATTGATTTTCCTTCATGGTCTGGAACTGTTCGTCACGGTTTTTTAGCTTCAAGGAGAACATGAAACCTATGAAAGCAACTACGGCAGATAGGATAAGACTGACCTTGAAACCAAGTATTCCTGAAAATGATGCTATAATACCACCCATCAGGGCTCCGCCAATCAACTGTCCCACACTTGATAGCATGTTTACTATTGCCTGACCGGCGCCCCTTTCAAATGGCCGGGTTTCACACAACACGATATATCTCAAAGGTGCACCGATTATTGTTGCAAGGCCTATTCCAACCAAAAAGCTTGAAATTACAAACAGAATCAAATGATTAGGATATATTGAGATTATTATCAATCCTACTGCAAGCATTACAGTTCCGGCAATCATGATTTTACGTGACCCTACAGAGTCCAGTATCCTTCCAAGTATAGGTGCTGCAAATGCATTTGAACCCAATATCGGTATCAGAAGCAGACTGGCCATCTGGTCATTGAAACCCATTGAAAGAATCACAAGTGAAGGTATGAAAATCACCGCTGAATATACAAGACCGTATGTCAGTGTTTCCATGCATGCAATGGCCATTTCTCTATTTTTCAAAAGATGCAGTGCCACAATGGAGTCCTTGGCGTTTTTTTCTATTCTAACAAATATCGGTATTAAAACTATAAACATTATCAGGAAGGGTGCCACTTTAACTGACAGCAGACTGCTAATGAAATTACTTGAATCGATCTGATTGAGCCCGTATGCCAGAAATACTGACAGCAATGTCAAAACGGCAATGCCCAAATAATCAATTTTTAACTTTCGGTTGTTCTGAGAGTCGGGAAGAATGTAATATGCATATACTATCAGAAATATTGCAATTGGAATGTTGATGGTAAAGCACCATTGCCATCCGTAGGGAATGAGAGCCGCTCCAACCAGCGGACCTCCCAAAGCGGATATTCCAAATACGCTTCCAAGAATTCCCAATGCCTTTCCCCTTTCTTCAATAGGAAAATGGTCTCCTATGAATGCTGCACCTACAGGAAATATTCCTCCAGAACCTATTCCCTGTATTATCCTTCCAAAAAATATCCATTCGATACCTGTTGAAAATGCAATCATGCAGGACCCCAGGCCAAATAGTATCACATCGCCAATGAAAATCCATTTTCTTCCGTAGAAGTCTGAAAATTTCGCCATTATCGGAGAACCGATCATGAAAAATATTACGAAAAGTGTGAATATCCAACTGGATTCCCTGCTTGTAATATGGAAAGTGTGTTCTATTGACGGAAGGACCGGACCGATGATTCCAGTGTCAAGGGAGCCCATGAATGCTCCAATTAAGAATAGAAGAAGTATCAAGTTACGAGTTTTTGTGTCTAGTGTTTTTGCCTGCATAGTTATTCAGTCTTAATGTTTTAATTGAATTTATTTTGTCTCCTAAATTATTTAAAATTATCAAGACATTTCGCATTTTGGTGAATATAACCTTCCTCAAGACAAAACATGAACTATTAGAATAATTAATTTTAGGATATTTTATTTTATAGTTTAAATCAATAAGTAGTAGAATAAATAATCGTATATTTAATTTAATCAATACATTTAAATATAACCTAAAACAGATATTATATTAGACACATGTAGTTCTATTTTTTTTAAAAAAAGTGTCCAACCATCAAAGAGGTATATATAATGTCTGAAGATATGAAAGTTAAAAACAATACTGAAAAAGAA from uncultured Methanobrevibacter sp. encodes the following:
- a CDS encoding 4Fe-4S binding protein, which produces MKSVVNEDICVSCGCCIKVCPKDAIDIKKGMYAHVNPDLCIECGKCVRECPASIIEGEFSRRDNKVRFKNWYDYLWIFTIVYFSLGFFNIIFAWLGMICFIVPLLFAVFKTDKGFCNRYCDRGQLLGLLGGRLGLSRKRDAPKWMYSKAFRYGFLIFFFAMFFVMLWNTYLVFAGTKGLSQAVTLLWTFNVPWNWAYHGNVIAPWVSQYAFGFYSVMLTSTILGLLTMVLFKPRSWCVYCPMGTMTQAICKVKTRFQR
- the surE gene encoding 5'/3'-nucleotidase SurE, translating into MNILISNDDGVFAPGILAAKQAVEDIANVTVVAPNENNSSVGRRLTLFKHLKLEECELEDGSPAYSLAGSPADSVVVGANYVMDAKPDLVISGINQGVNISSDITSSGTVCAALEAVSIGIPAIAVSLFMDPETSYKQDENGEWYVDYDFELTKKVLHDLVSKIIEKGFPEGVDLFNLNVPSNYESEEVMVTHLSHKMLDKKVIDETDKEKEKIFNYPLEDGQDSDGLIMITPDLVKDYDDGSDGYALLVEKRPSLTPLNVDMTSHGLDNW
- a CDS encoding MFS transporter, encoding MQAKTLDTKTRNLILLLFLIGAFMGSLDTGIIGPVLPSIEHTFHITSRESSWIFTLFVIFFMIGSPIMAKFSDFYGRKWIFIGDVILFGLGSCMIAFSTGIEWIFFGRIIQGIGSGGIFPVGAAFIGDHFPIEERGKALGILGSVFGISALGGPLVGAALIPYGWQWCFTINIPIAIFLIVYAYYILPDSQNNRKLKIDYLGIAVLTLLSVFLAYGLNQIDSSNFISSLLSVKVAPFLIMFIVLIPIFVRIEKNAKDSIVALHLLKNREMAIACMETLTYGLVYSAVIFIPSLVILSMGFNDQMASLLLIPILGSNAFAAPILGRILDSVGSRKIMIAGTVMLAVGLIIISIYPNHLILFVISSFLVGIGLATIIGAPLRYIVLCETRPFERGAGQAIVNMLSSVGQLIGGALMGGIIASFSGILGFKVSLILSAVVAFIGFMFSLKLKNRDEQFQTMKENQ